DNA from Platichthys flesus chromosome 20, fPlaFle2.1, whole genome shotgun sequence:
GAGACAAAGAGGGATTTAATCTCTACGTCAGTGAGAATTAAAGTAGTTTCAGTTGCAGACTGAAAGAATTGAGTTCATAACAGGTTTATCTGAAACGTTTGAACAGGAGGTTGTGCAAATGTCAGAGGTGAGATGTTATTTACCGTGCCACCACTAGGAATTGGTCTATCTGTTTGTTGGTGAGCGGACACTCAGGTTCCCAGAGCTTTTCTTCGAGCTTCAACTGGTCCCTGTCATCTGCCTcacctgcaggacacagagacaccGGCTTACACACAGCATCATCACAAGAAAATTACCAAATAATCAATTTATATCCAATGTCTCATATAAACCTAATGAAATTGCCCACAAAATGTCCACTTGTTGTGGAAAGAAATCACTTTTCATGATGTACCCGagtgaatgttgtttttgttttcgaTCAATAGCTGATGGGAACATTTTACCAGATCCAAGTTTAATCTGCTATAAACGCTACGATTAAACTCAATGTACAATCCACTGCACCCTCCACTCTGTTGGTTTACAGCACCAACTGCCTGGAACTGCAGTATGCTCaagattttaaaataaacacaaaccaagGACTTTGAGACTTTCACCTCCAAAGCCTCtatgaaatattaatacttATGGAAATTCTACAACTTCTGTTTCTAATGTGGAGGAAAAGCTTTCAGGTTTGAATTCAAGATTACTTCACTGATGGCtaataaaacttttttcattttcatcatggTTAGAACAAAGCCTATATCTACTTTCTACGAAACCTGTCGGCGTATTTtcacaaatcaaatataaagtGATTCAGCTCATGTGCATTAAAGACTGACCCTCTTGTAGCATTTCAGGTACGTCTGCCTGAAAGCGAGGTCCCACTCGGATCTCTCCTTTGTCCGCCAGCAGGGTCTTCTGCGTCGGGTCATACACCAGCGAATAGAAGAAGGTATCCTGAAAATAACAAGGCAGCgattaacaaaacaaagaatcagCTTCCACAGTTTCCGCCGCAGAGTTTTCACATAGGCTCCAATGTCAAACTCATCTGCGCTAATATACATTTAACCCTGGAACTTGAAATCATGACTATATCTACTGAAGagaataacaaaaacaagtggATTAAATGTTTTGAAAGAATTAAAGATTATCACATCAAATTGACAGAAAAATTCTAGGCAAATATGCTTCATATTATTTATGCTTCCAACTTCTAAAATATGCAGACTTGCTTTAGTTATTTCACAATATAGGTTTAATGTTGAGGTGTTAAGCTGGACAATCCATGTGATAACACCTCCCAagtctttttaaaaactttacTTGATATTTGTGTCATGTTTCTTTCACTGGAAAGCCgaaaacaataaatcaacaaaacaatcagcatattaaaaaaaaacacgatcTAGTATGACCAGCAAGAGAAagcaaatcaagtctttccttTGTCCGGCTCACCTCTTTGTCAAGGTATGAAAGAACGGCTTCAGTCTCATTCAGTAATGCGACACTGCACTTCCccctgacagagaaagagagaggggacaaGCACTATGTTAAACACACGACACATGACTTGAGCGGCATTTCATAGGCCTGTTCATGCCTGGATGAGTGACTACCCATGAGCACTGCCGGCAGATGATGAGCAGTTGGGGGCAGAGTGTGTTCTAGCGATGTGCATCATTAACCACCAACCAACAATAAGAATTTTGCAGACAATAATACCACTAGTTTATCTGTTAAATTCCTCGGATATTGGTACCTTGAAGTATGCGTTCCCAGATTGACTGTGTGTACTGTACCTGATGTGTGTTGCAGGTAAACTCTCATACTGCCGGGAGAGAAAGAGCTCTCTGTGACGaagctggtgtttgtgtttttctgataGATCTGTCTCTGTTgggttctccttctcctcttccaacTCCTCTGCAaagtacacacgcacacatgacAAATTACTTCAGATTCCATATTCAGAGAGACCCTGATAATAACTGGGGGCCACGTGTCAAAGAGGACACAGTGAAGCTCACCCATGACAGGTACATTACAGGCAGATGATTAAAGTCATAAATGGTTTCAGCAAAATTTGTTCATTTATATCTGAGATTTCATATAAAGACAATTATGATATATTGTGCGCGCAGACTTCAGATACAAAACAATTGACTGGTAAGAGGTCTCCAGAGGACACTCTCAATCACTAACTATTGCTGCCATCTATTCCATCACAATTAAGTCATTATGCTCAGGACTATTATTAGATATATAACTGGGAAAAAACTGTGTACACAAGTATTTGATTAGCTGGTGTGTTGCAGCTGAGTCACAACACAATGCAGGCAGctaattaacatttaaacagtGCAGacatatacttatatatacatataaataaaaaagatctcCTCCATGTATTATTCCATGGGATGTTTTCATTAGCGAGGAGTCGGACTTGTACACCTTTACATTCCTGTAACAAATTCCTACTGGAACTTCAGCCCTGAATTTTCATGCTTTACTGGTTGATTCTGTCAGAACAGCTTATGGCATGGGCGAGTAGCGTTGGAAACATAACACTGGAATTGGAAGGAGCGAGGGTGTATCAGACCATTTCTGTAATTTTCAGAGTCCAACATTTACACCCACGCCGTTCTGTGATTGGCCAGCTGTGCAGAGGTGAGAACTAATCCTCTCTACTCTCTGCTTTACATATTGGACAAATCTATTTCTGAAACGTTCCAAGAGAACAATAGAGTGCAACATTATGATTGTCTTGCAGGAgaggctgtaaaaaaaatgtgcacTGCTGCCCCCATATTAACCTCTCCTCTAGATCCACTTCCTAGTGTAGCGGTTTGGAAAAACTACCATTTAAACGACTTGAGACTGCGGTACACTTAAATCTGACTAGTTTGTAGGAAAAGGTAGAGAAACGATGTCGGTCATGAAAGCGAAAGGCAAAAGCCGTTGCACATTTTTGATCTTCTCTGCTTGCAGGCATTCATGGAAATAACACAAGTGGGAGTTACAAAGACGTTCAGACACTATGCCCCTTTCTAAAATGGAATAATTCCGAGGGATGTGGGTTTCGGACACTGGCTGTAGAACCCTCCATCAAGCACTTCAGCTGAAGCACGTTCAACAaatcagtgttgtttgtttcattcgccgttttcaatgtttctaAATTTCTGGTgtaaaacagtatttttttaaacacaaacaactcgATTTTGTTTGAGAGGCAGTGGCGATCACTACCACTGATGCCTTTGAATCATGCGAAATACATCTTTGACACGAGTGAGAGTAAGTGAGAAGATGTGGTTTATTTTCGACATGGGTCCTGTTCACTCTCCGGTAGAGATCATGTTTGACTCACAGcgttttttttatcctgaggTGCAATAATCAATCAACACGagagacaaaacacattttcatcaaaataacTTCACTCAGAGCACGGGTGCACTAATCTGAGCCATAAATtgtgtgaaatatttttttcaaactgtgttAGGCAGTGTTAAGTCTGATAGTTGCTTCGGTCTTTTCTTCTGACCAGCTGGTATTTCTCACTTGGTCTCCTTCTGCTGGTTATTCAGCCACACTCcaattctctccctctcaataATAAGCAATTAACTACCATATATCAATATGAACAGTGCCATATTTTTAAGTTTCAGTTGCACCACCTCCAAAAATGCTTTCCCTTATTGGCTGCACTCTCAGGCCCTGCTTGACATGATGGGGGGAAAAACTGGACTTATTGATAACGCAGGTTACATTGTGAAAAGAAAACGATAAGTGGATAGGCTGCAGGAAATGTCTGCTTGACTGACATGCAGCAGAAAGCCCGTAATGACGTTTCCCTTCACATTGGGTTAAAAATACAACCATGGCTAAAAACTATTCAGTTTCAGAGAGGTGGCGAAATGTACATTAATCACCTAATAACTGACCAaaaagtttgtttgttatcTTATCACCTTTTCGATCGAATAAGACAAATCCTCACTTCTAAAAAGTTAAGGATTTGCAACCTTTTATTAatagtaaaaaacaataatttcatGATTTTTATCTACAGAGTGCTCAATGACTCCATGGTATTAATCGTAAGATGAGTATGAGAAGATGAATATCTGCCAAATATTTTTTCAGAATTTAATTGTTTTCTCTATAAAATCCACTTTTCAAACAAATGGATTATACATATATACgcaaatatattatatattttattaagatGTGAAACATTTATCTTAAATAAACAAGACTGAACTGCCTACATGGGAGTGTTTTGCACGTGGGAGCCAAACTAAAGGTGTGTTTGAGTGATGACTCACTTGCATGTTTGTCTGCAAGCTGGATGAGACTGTGGGAGATGTCTCTCCTTCTGTAGAAACATACCACCTTGGCTTCCACATTCCCACTGGCCgtctgaaacagagagagatgacagagaTGAAGCTGGACTGGGGTGACAGCAGCTCCCTGCACACACTGCTAATTTCCCAtgagacttgtttttttttgtttgcctgtCAAGCTTCTTCGAGCTGCTATGACAGGCTGACCAGGGCATCAACAGCACTTATGAtcaaatgattgattgattgtctcGCTGTATAATTAAGCTGACAGGCATAAAGACACTGGCCAGCATTAAATGTGTGACTGatggagagtgagaggaagtgaaggttTGAGAAAAGTGGCTCCAAAGTCTACTGCTTTGTGGATTCTTGTACAGTAAGAGCACTTGCACTTTATGATTCCATTACTATTTTCCCTTTGTGATTCCTATTCCAATACCTGGACTTTGCACTTTGAAGATGCAAAGTACAGATTACAGGTGGAGTGATGACTGATATCCCTCTTGTATATCCTGTCTCACGTAAAACCTTTTAAAGAACACAAATCCAAAGTCTTGCATATGGTAGGCGTAGTTGTTTTACTGGTGGGACTTTCCAGCGTGAAATATTGCCAAATGGCTGACATTTGAGCTAGTTCTGGCTAACACTACACTTTACCACTCTGCAACCAGTACTTGCCAGTGGCATTACAGTGCCACTGCTGTTTGGAGCGTCAAAGAAGAAGTGATACTAATACACGTTAATACACTTAATAGTCATGGTTTGGATCAGTTTATATATTTGCGTACTTTCCAATACCCAATCCATCAATTTTGGCATTATTTATGACATTTCCAATACCGGTATCAGTATCAGAAAATCTCCATTTAAACCTGTTTTCACATGAGGGATGTGGGTGGGAAAAAAATCAAgcttaatgaaaataattataaagCAGCCACAACATAAGTTACAGCTGCAAAAACCGGATTCACAACTAATCAACCACTCTGACAGGGATTAGAGAAACCGCAGTTCAGTCCTATCTATGTCCTGTAGACAGCAGAATGGACAATAAAGTTGACATTGATCTGGGCAACATGGGAAAAGCCTTTCTGACAAGCCTGATTAGGAGGATAGTGTGGTATTTAAAACATGTATGTTTTATTAGTGAATGAAATAGGTTACTCTACATCTTTTAAAGCAAGTATCACCAGTTACTCAGCCTTGTAGTAAATGTTAGTCCAGACTTATATGAGCtaaaataatcattacaataGTTTCTCCCACCTACACTCAGAGATAGAAATGGCGTTTAGAAGAATGGGGaacatctgtctctcttttaaTGACATTACAAGCACTTAGTCAAGAAATGACCACACATGCCTACGACATTACAAAGCAGGGTGGGAGCAGGAACAGGGAGGAATCCTTGTTATTCACCCTCAGGCATAAAGAagcataaacacaaatacacaaaaacagaccAGACCACTTCAGTACCTTGTTGAGTTCTTCTATTCGGCGGATCAGATACGGGTTACTGGAGGAGTTCTCAAAGAATACATAATCtgcaacaaaaaataacaaaaaacatttcactttgCTGTATCAGAAAACTGTGATGCAGAATACGCCTGTGTGTTGAAATGAAACTAATATAAGTAAGGTCTAAAGTGGAACCATTCATGTGTTAATGTGCAATTTGAACATGCTAGCACCACTGAGAATATAAACTTCCATGTCAACAGAAGCAACATGCATGCTGCAAGGTTTCCACAGCCTGTGGGatagtttctgtttctgttctgcccatagactgtatatataaaggTTCTGCCTGGACGTTTGTAAGGTAAATCATTTGGGGAAAAGGACACAGCAAAATAGTTTCCTCTGCTCTACATCAAACTAACAGAGTCCACTTGATTTCACCTAACCTAAAGACATTGAAATCCAGCCTGGTTCAATTGCACCTGGGCAGATTACAGGGTAAAGTTCAGTCCATAGAAAATGCTCTCTTTAAGCGATGCCTGAAATTTTGTAATTACAGTGGTCCGGGGACATAAACAACTCAGCCAAGAGGTTAATAAATCACAGCTGTCAAAGTGAGACCTTCAGTTGTattcagtgcacacacatatCATTGTTGTCTGCCTCTGGAATCAGAATAAGTTCGTCCTCATAGTTGTAGAATGATGAATTACAGCTCTGACAAACatattcctctttttattttcccagCGTAGCAGCAGCATTAACTGAGCTCAAACTACTGGTCACTTGGATTGACATGAAAGTGTAAAAAGCATTGGTTTCAGTAACGAAGGACCAGCAAACTGATGCCAAATGTGCGGACttcctgcttttgtttgtcataCATTATTGCAAACACAATATTTGGGGTATTTGGAGTTGTAGTTGAACATATTAAGCGATTTAAAAAAGGCATTTGTGATTCTGTAAAGTTGTGATGGGCAATTTTGGAAGTTCACATACTATACAATGtatcaataaagaaaacaatcattaaCTGCAGCCTTGCATGGGAATACCTATGGATTGAGAAGCAACCTATTATCAAAAATTATAATAGGTTGCTTCTCATGTGATATTAGTTGTGACAGAAAACAGCAATGGCCAACAGGAGCCAAAGTTGAAGTAGTTTCCAGAGagcacctgaaggcagcagctcCGCACTGGAGGTGAGCAAACTGATGTGGGGAAATGAACCTGATCCTACTGTGATTAAAGTGCTGCCAATAACATCACCTGAGCTGAACTACTCATTGATAGTGAGACATGTCAAGCACCGAGACCCTTTCAGCCCGATCATAACAATAATACACACGTGAGGCGAGTGGGAATAGAAGGGCTTTAAATCCTGCAGACGCAGCGACGCCACGAACCCAGACAATCATTTGATGTGGAATTCCACCTCGGGTGCTAACGAGCTAGCTAACCATTGGAGTCAATCTGCTAATTACTGCCACTCGCGGTGGATGTAGGGGAACAGTGGGGGAACACGAAGCGTGGAACGTGGCTGATTCCGTGAGATGTGAGGCTAAAAGCAGGGTCGAAACTAGTGCCCGGGCTTTAATCATGGTAATCAGTGACGCCATAGCTGgtgctaacgttagctaaaTTAGGTATCGTACTAATGGCTGCATGCCAGAGGAGGCAAATACAAAGGCAGCCTCAGACTCTCCGGGGTAACGTTCCAACcactgttttaaaaaacacatgccCGGCGGAGAAGCCACGCCGCGGCTCGGTTCCCACTCTCCCCGGTGGAAACACGCAGGGAACGCGAAACGCAGATGATAGTGCCGACCAGTGAGAAAATGTTTACATTGTGAGCTAGCCCATTTAGCAAGCTGGCGGCTAGCTGCCGTGGCCACGACAGACGCGAGGCCCGACCCATTTTGGATCCcaaatattttgaaattatCGCCCTCCTGCTCCACGTTAACGCGCCCGTGTTGGCGAAACCACGTCCGCGCGTCGCCATTAAGCCCAAACGAGCCGAAATGTCGCCACGGCGAACCCCCAGCGGGGAGTTAGAACCCTGGGACGGCTCTCTGCCGGGAGGAAAAAAGGTCCACATTGACATACATACCTCCGACCCGGTACATGTTGGCCGCCATTTCTGCCCTCCCGGAGTGTAAACCATAAACGAGCGAggaaagggaaaaaaggaataaattaacagtaataacaacaataaaaaaaaaaaaaaaaaactaaggatAAAAAATAgacctctttaaaaaaaaaaggtagagGGTGCGACGCGACTCCGGATGTGCACCTCAATTGGGAGGTTTTTTTTTGGGCAAttcagccccccctcccctcctgatACGATTCACAGCACCCTTTACACTACAGTGAAGTCAGAGCAGCAGATCAACCAGAAAAAccactggctgctgctgatgacgtcagatgtgtgtgtgtgtggacacacacacacacacacacacacacaccccccacacaaacacacacaaacacaccccacacacacagccacaatgtTATCCAAGTGCACTCACAAACTCTGCATTGCATTTTTGCAACCGGCCATGTTAACTTGAGGCAACACTCTACTTTTTGACCCCAGCAATTTTAACCTCCctgaaaaaaaatgcataatCATCCAAACTGTTAGTTTTATGCTTCGGGCTCTTTATGTTTCTTCAGGTCAAACATAATCCTCCCACTCCCCCTTTATACATCCAAAATACAAATTATGAGACAATATATAAGAGAAATGGTTTAGAAGGCTGCTGTGCAAGCTTCTATATGTTTGCTCTTCCTCTGAGCTGAACGTCCTCCTCCCTGGTCTGATGAACCATGCTTCTTACACTTCTACAAGTATGATTGGGCAGGTTAGAGCCCTAAATCTTTCGTGAAGATTATCAAATGAAATCTTcttataaataacaaaaacaaaagtgtttaAGATTATGACCGGAAATAACCCCAACGCAAGCAAAGTGCAGGCCGGACATACAATCATGCAAATCTTGTATTCACCCCATTTGTATTTGTCCCCATTAAATTAGGCAAAGTCATCAAATACGAGTGtctacagtttttttcttctcagttACTATGTGTTTGGAGACAGCGTCACTGGGGATTGTCGTTAGGTGAAACACATGTTTTGCATATCTCTGAAACTACTGACCAGTGTCCAATAAAACTCCAGGTGTGAACTGGAGAACTTTTTCACAATACATCACAGATTTTCAGTTTGCAATATTTAAACCAGTCGGTGTCCAATATAACCAACCAGTAGGTGTCCCATATAATCATAACACTAGTTTACAGCCACATTTTTTTCAGTAGAAACTTTAGTCCAAACTGTCACCAAATGTCCACAAGGAGTCACCAACAATCAGAGGAATCATTGAAAAAAAggtaaatgagaaaatataaagGAACATATCTAACATGAACATTTAAAGTAGAAGATAAactaaaaaaatgacatattaATACTGCAGGAATGCTGGAAGAAGATATGACAAATTCATAATCACCATAAGATAGCATGaaacaaacataataaaatCCTTGGTATTGTATAATGCAACTATTTTGCAAAATCTCCCAACagttattagggcctgagcactgacaggcactgacagacagtgaggctctattgaaattgtaattattattattatttttcaggtaaatgaattggctttttgtgggctttaacatgctcagattcttaccaaaatttgcagaaaatttgaaagtggtgaaaaatTACTTTTGGTTTTTGTTAGTTATAGATAAATCATTGGACAACATATATCATGTTACAGCGGTAAAGAGGGAATAGTGAAATATACACTCAGTTAAGTtaataaacatattaaaaacatataaGGAACTAGAAAAATATAAGTAAGTACAATATGAAAAAACATGTAATGGACAATATAAATGTATCAAATATAATTAGATTCCTGGCATTGAGTTCAAAAACCTGTAAACTGATATCAGTGTTTTGGAGTTGTGGTTCATATTTGTTGGTGGGAATTTGCATATAATTGTGCAGTTCAACATCCATTTTGCTCCTTACTTTCTTTATCCTGTGGCGTGCGCCGGTCCGTGCGCGCtcatgtgacatcactgctgggattggctcacCCTGACTGACTGGGTTGGAGAGGGAGACTCCTCGTCAGGCTACACTCACAGGGAAGAGGAGACTGAGGGACGGACGGATTAGTTTCCATCAGCCACGCAGCTGCGCGCACGCAGGGCCACCTCCACTCCGTGCCAACCACACCCGCCCCGGGGGGAACATGGGAGACTGTgaccccctctctcctcctccccaacAGTCCAAACTCCTCTTTGGAAGGGGAGATGGACTGTGAAGAGGACTTTTAGTTGAGGTGACCCATGGGCGAGATGAAGTTTGGGAAGAGCATCTGCGTGCTCAACGTAGGGGGAACCCGCTACGCCTTCACCCGTGAGGTGATCAAAGATTTCCCTCTCCGGCGCGTCAGTCGCCTGCATGCATGCGCATCAGAGAAAGAAGTGCTGGAGCTGTGCGACGACTACGACCGGGACCAGAATGAGTTTTTCTTCGACCGCCACGCTCAGGCTTTCGTGTTCATCATGCTGTACGTGCGCTCCGGTACTCTCCGCTTCGTCCCCGGAGTGTGTGAGCTCTCCTTCTACACGGAGATGCTCTACTGGGGGCTGGAGAGCGCGCACCTGGAGTTCTGCTGCCAGAAGCGCCTGGACGACAGATTGTCCGAGATCGGACTGGACACTTTGTCCGAGGAGGACATCGGAGTGTCCGGGGACGAAAGTCCGGGCGAGTCGGTGCAGCGGCCCGCGCTCACGGGTCGCGCTCTCTGGCTGGAGAGGATGCGCAAGACTTTCGAGGAGCCCAACTCGTCGCTTGTTGCGCAGCTGGTGGCCTCGGTGTCCGTGATCTTTGTGATGGTTTCTATGATCATGCTGTGTGCTAGCACCCTTCCGGACTGGGATACAGCCAAGAGAACCACTGTGGACGAGCACAGGTAAGCGTTAGTCAAGGGTCGGTTAAGTTTAGAgcaggagatgggacccagagCGAAAGGAGACTGGTGCGTAAAGCTGCTAAATCATGTCAAGGACGCGTGCCTATATCACGACAAAAGACcttatgaataaatgaacacCCTCATAACCACTTGAGAATCTCATGCCAACGTCTGCGCGCATTAGGCAGCGGTCAAACTCGCTCTCTCCATTTATTTCCCAGAAGGTTGGCACAGACATTGAGGGGTTTGCTTTGTTTAATCCTACTGTGAATCAAAACCACCATCTACTTTCGTGCGGTGTATTTAGTAAACATGCATTCGTTTTTTGCAGATAATGTGTCCTTGTGCTTTGTGACCGGATGCTTATCAAGTCAATACTGGCCTGATGACAAGTGGGATACTGTATCCTCATATGTCAGACAAGTTCCTAGGGAAGCAAATCAATAACCGATCCATATTATCTACAAGAATTGCAGTGTTAATtattaaacagaaataaaccaCCCTGCTCTGCACAATCACTTTCTTAATTGGCTGTTTAATTTACAATGCACAGTTAACAAGGAGAGCAAACATGTCAGATAAATGCCAGATTCGTAATCTTCCAGTGGATAATGAGGGCGATAGCTGAGGTGCAGGGAATATTAAAGCAACCCAATGAATAAGGACTCAAGCCACTTACAGTATTCCCCTTCTCTCTGAGTGCAGTGTTTGGATGGTTATTTCTGCTTCATTTTCCTTATGCACCTCTGTTTCCACATGATTTTGACCTGTTCTCAGCTGCTGTTCTAACTGAGGCGGCCTCTCTCTATATAAGGCTGGGTTATGTTCACTCAGGGTGGACATCCTTTTGAGTGTTGGAACCATTACAGCGGTTAGGTAATCGTCTAAAAGTGCAGTTTGTGCTCGGGGTCAAAATGATTCCAATGTGGTTTCATGCCAGTATATGATGCAATTCTCCCGGTCGCTGTATAATTTGGTTTTGGTGTAAATGCTCTGATGGAGTTATCCTCATCCATGGCTCTGTGGTGTTTGCTGGGCCTGGctgcttaaatacacacagcatCTCACTCTCATTCACTCTGATTTCCTTAATCAATGGGATAATCGTAGCTTGTTTGTGTCACACTCTCTGCAGGAGGGTTTATgattttttccctctgtgcgGTCTCCGGgatgttttttctcctctctccttatTGTTTACTTAACTTGTGTCATCACTGAACTGCATCTGATTTCTTCCCTTGTTCCCATAATTTACGTGACCCCTGCTTTTCTCCCTTCTTCCTCATATTTACCGTTTGACAAACAGTGTCTCATACTGTCCATATATCTCTGTAGCGCCTCTGCCATTTCCTGTTTACAgtcatttttctcctctgctctctcccctgTAGGATAGTGGAGGCCGTGTGTATGGGCTGGTTTACAGCGGAATGCATAGTGCGTTTTCTTGTAGCCAAGGACAAGTGGGAATTTCTCCGCCGGCCACTGAACATCATCGATGTGATTGCCATCACCCCCTACTATGTCACCATGGTAATGGCCCGGGCAGGGATGCCGGCTGCCGGGCTCGGGGTTGCTGGGGTGGTACTGCGGGTGCTGAGGATGATGCGAGTGTTCTGGCTCATGAAACTTGCCAGACACTTCCTGGGCCTGCAGACTCTGGGGATGACACTCAGGCGCTGCTACCGGGAGATGGTCATGCTGATGGTGTTTGTCTTCGTGGCCATGGCGATATACAGCGCTCTGGCCCAGCTGCTGGAGCACGGCTTGGACTTGGGCACGCAGAACCCCGACTACGCCAGCATCCCAGCTGCTGCCTGGTGGGTAATCATCTCCATGACCACCGTGGGGTACGGGGACGTGTACCCCGTGACAGTTGGAGGACGGGTGCTCGGGGGAATGTGCGTGGTCAGCGGGATCGTACTCCTGGCGCTGCCCATCACGTTCATCTACCACAGTTTTGTACAGTGCTACAGTGAACTCAAACTCCGATCTGCCAGATATGCACGCACCATGTCACGGGAAGTGCTGCAATAAATTTGTACCAAACATCCACAGCGCTGCCTTCATCAGAAAGAAACTCGACAAAGACAATCAGCTGATCCCAACGTGAAATATTGATAAAATCTGTTCCCTGCTCCAGTCAAGTAGGGTTTTATTGGGCCTGCTTGTTTTGTTGATAATCTCCAATCATCGTCCTCAACCAGCAATCTCTGCGTCTGTCTCATTAACAGCCCAGTTTGAACAGGAGAATAGGaatacacaaataattatttattaaacacacacaggcaaggtCAATCCACTTTTGACAGTGGCTGCTGTTGACACTGTATTCCCATGGTTACAGCATTGGCAAAGACGGCTGCTGCTTTGTGCCGCACCGAGTTCCCTGCGTATgcatgtaatgtgtgtgtttgtctgcccgTCAGcctttcacttttgttttcgCTTAGAACCCAGATGGCACAAATTACACAAGATTCATGTGTGACCTAGATGCATTCGGCTAAACCTGGGAAATATCGTGAAAGAGCGAACAGGTGAGAGCAAAGTGAGGATGGAGACGGGTTATACAGAGGGCTTAGGGTGTAGGAGTAGCTTAAGCCGTGGATAATTTAATATGGAGCCAGGTCAGCAAGCACTACAGGGTGGCAGACAAGTACAGCAGTGGCAGATGGAGCGTGAAATGCACGATAAAGGATCATGGGACTAAAATGACAGAGATGACTGGATGTTGAGCTAGACTGAGCACACGCCGAGGAGACGGGCCGCGGCGTGTTGCTTCTGAATTATGAGCCAATGTAGGcagtttgtatttctgtgtctcCAAGGCAACCCCATCCTCCAGCATGTCAATCATAATGGTGAGTGATTTGT
Protein-coding regions in this window:
- the kcng3 gene encoding potassium voltage-gated channel subfamily G member 3, with translation MGEMKFGKSICVLNVGGTRYAFTREVIKDFPLRRVSRLHACASEKEVLELCDDYDRDQNEFFFDRHAQAFVFIMLYVRSGTLRFVPGVCELSFYTEMLYWGLESAHLEFCCQKRLDDRLSEIGLDTLSEEDIGVSGDESPGESVQRPALTGRALWLERMRKTFEEPNSSLVAQLVASVSVIFVMVSMIMLCASTLPDWDTAKRTTVDEHRIVEAVCMGWFTAECIVRFLVAKDKWEFLRRPLNIIDVIAITPYYVTMVMARAGMPAAGLGVAGVVLRVLRMMRVFWLMKLARHFLGLQTLGMTLRRCYREMVMLMVFVFVAMAIYSALAQLLEHGLDLGTQNPDYASIPAAAWWVIISMTTVGYGDVYPVTVGGRVLGGMCVVSGIVLLALPITFIYHSFVQCYSELKLRSARYARTMSREVLQ